One segment of Bacteroides caecimuris DNA contains the following:
- a CDS encoding IPT/TIG domain-containing protein has translation MKKVWKEWRWTLLVLFTICICSCKDNENVETGAFDPSKPIAISDFTPKEGGAYQKLLIHGENFGTDASKVKVKIGGKNAVIINVKSTYIYCFVPSGAFSGEIEITVGEGENAVTTTASTAFDYQKKMVVGTLCGYRNNRDDQGWKDGPFDGPEGTKCCGFSDKGRLAFDPLNKNHLYICYDGHKAIQLIDLEKRWLSTPLNINTIPTQRIRSIAFNKKIDGYAEEAEYMIVAIDYDSKGDESPSVYIIKRNPDGTFDDRSDIQLIAAYKQCNGATIHPINGELYFNSYERGQVFRLDLTDYFKTIKSGRNWDPIVKNNPHIFKQLFTIADPSWEFQIFIHPTGKYAYFGVINNHYFMRSDYDEDKKEFITPYNFVGRYKESGYRDDVGTEAKMNQPCQGVFVKNPKYTGEEEYDFYFVDRLNFCVRKVTPEGIVSTYAGRGASTSLADGNTWGTDDGDLREVSRFRDVCGLVYDDAKEIFYVHDQVGHTIRTISMEQEENAAGDDENMPEDESTVESNE, from the coding sequence ATGAAAAAAGTATGGAAGGAATGGCGGTGGACATTACTGGTATTATTCACGATTTGCATTTGTAGTTGTAAAGACAATGAAAATGTAGAAACTGGAGCCTTTGATCCATCAAAGCCCATAGCAATTTCCGATTTTACTCCGAAAGAAGGAGGAGCTTATCAGAAATTATTAATTCATGGTGAGAATTTCGGAACAGATGCTTCGAAAGTAAAAGTGAAGATTGGTGGCAAAAATGCTGTTATTATTAATGTAAAAAGTACTTATATCTACTGTTTTGTTCCCTCAGGCGCTTTTAGCGGTGAAATTGAAATCACTGTAGGAGAAGGAGAGAATGCAGTGACAACAACTGCAAGCACCGCTTTCGACTATCAGAAAAAGATGGTAGTAGGCACGCTTTGCGGATATCGTAACAACCGTGACGACCAAGGTTGGAAAGACGGACCGTTTGACGGACCGGAAGGCACCAAATGCTGTGGCTTTAGCGATAAGGGACGATTGGCTTTTGATCCGTTGAATAAAAATCATTTGTATATCTGTTACGATGGACATAAAGCCATACAGTTGATCGACCTGGAAAAGCGTTGGCTTTCTACTCCACTGAATATCAACACTATACCAACCCAACGCATACGAAGCATAGCTTTCAATAAAAAGATAGACGGATATGCCGAAGAGGCGGAATATATGATTGTGGCTATCGACTACGACAGTAAGGGAGACGAAAGTCCTAGTGTGTACATCATTAAACGTAATCCGGACGGTACGTTCGATGACAGATCGGATATACAATTGATAGCTGCCTACAAACAATGCAACGGAGCTACCATTCACCCGATCAACGGAGAATTGTATTTCAACAGTTATGAAAGAGGACAAGTGTTTCGTCTAGACTTGACCGATTATTTCAAAACGATCAAAAGTGGTAGAAACTGGGATCCTATCGTGAAGAACAACCCTCATATTTTCAAGCAGCTGTTCACCATTGCCGACCCGAGTTGGGAATTTCAGATTTTCATTCATCCTACCGGAAAGTATGCTTATTTTGGTGTGATCAACAATCATTATTTCATGCGTTCCGACTATGATGAAGATAAAAAAGAGTTCATTACACCTTATAATTTTGTCGGAAGATATAAAGAGTCGGGGTATAGAGATGACGTAGGAACTGAGGCTAAAATGAACCAACCTTGTCAAGGAGTATTTGTGAAAAATCCGAAATACACCGGTGAAGAAGAGTATGATTTCTATTTTGTAGACCGATTGAACTTCTGCGTACGTAAAGTGACTCCGGAAGGTATCGTGTCGACCTATGCGGGACGAGGAGCATCGACCTCTTTGGCTGACGGAAACACATGGGGAACTGATGATGGTGACCTGCGTGAGGTGTCCCGTTTCCGTGATGTATGTGGACTTGTATACGATGATGCGAAAGAGATTTTTTATGTACATGATCAGGTGGGACATACGATTCGCACTATTTCGATGGAACAAGAAGAGAATGCGGCCGGTGACGATGAAAATATGCCGGAAGATGAATCAACAGTGGAATCTAACGAATAA
- a CDS encoding SusC/RagA family TonB-linked outer membrane protein has protein sequence MKKYLAIFWLMLVVPLTISAQQTITVNGTVTDTQDEPMIGVNITVKDVAGLGTITDINGNFSIKMEPYHRLVFSYIGYEEVEVLVKEQRTVNVKMKESEASVLDEVVVTGMGAQKKLIVTGAVTNVNVGDLKRFPTSNMSNALAGNVPGIIARQTSGQPGKSTSEFWIRGISTFGANKSAYILVDGFERSSLDELNIEDIESFTVLKDASATAIYGSKGANGVVLITTKRGKAGKINIDAKVETSYNTRTITPEFVDGLSYASLMNEALVTRNLGVAYQPEELELFRTQMDPDFYPNVDWMDLILKNGAWSYRANLNMNGGGNTARYFVSASYTEDQGMYNTDKTLRDDYDTNANYKKWNYRVNVDIDITKSTLLKLGVAGSLAKRNSPGLADNDMLWGMLFGYNPIATPVYYSNGYAPISHRDNVNKLNPWVASTQTGYNEDWQNNVQTNVTLEQNFDFITKGLKFVGRFGYDTDNSNWINRHRQPDLYKANGRRQETGEIIYERMFPAYDMTQTSGSSGKRREFLDLLLSWERAFGNHHGGVTFRYTQDSEKRTVDIGSEIKNGVSKRNQGLAGRFAYNWNYRYFADFNFGYTGSENFAPGNQFGFFPAFSVAWNVAEESFIKNNLKWMNMFKIRYSHGKVGNDNIGDNNRFPYLYTIATTGYNSEGKPNNVYNWGFGGYDKQFIGTHYTQMASNGITWEVAIKDDLGIDLSLFNDKLTATVDYFREKRTGIFLTREYLPNITGLESKPKANVGEVKSQGFDGNFAFKQKLGEVDMTIRGNITYSKNEVLEKDEENQVYSYLYEKGYRVDQTKGLIAEGLFADYDDIRTSPKQEYGTVQPGDIKYKDVNGDGVVNDNDKVAIGATTTPNLIYGIGASFAWKGIDVNLHFQGAGKSTFPIYGKCVYAFSENDWGNIFKDMISDRWVDPETAAKLGLHANENPHATYPRLTYGENRNNQQTSTFWMRDGRYIRLKNLDIGYTLPKSIVNKLHFNNIRIYIAGSNLLTWSKFKTWDPETGNPRGEAYPLTKSVTMGLSVNL, from the coding sequence ATGAAAAAATATTTAGCCATTTTTTGGTTGATGCTGGTTGTCCCGTTGACAATTTCGGCACAACAGACAATTACCGTGAACGGTACGGTTACCGACACACAAGACGAGCCGATGATTGGTGTTAATATCACTGTAAAGGATGTAGCTGGGTTGGGAACCATCACAGATATCAATGGTAATTTCTCTATAAAGATGGAGCCTTATCATCGACTGGTCTTCTCATACATCGGATACGAAGAGGTGGAAGTGCTTGTAAAAGAACAGCGCACCGTTAACGTAAAGATGAAAGAATCAGAGGCCAGCGTGCTGGATGAGGTAGTGGTGACCGGTATGGGAGCACAGAAGAAGCTGATAGTGACGGGAGCCGTAACCAATGTGAATGTAGGAGACTTGAAACGCTTTCCTACTTCCAATATGTCTAATGCTTTGGCCGGCAATGTTCCGGGTATTATTGCCCGGCAAACTTCCGGACAACCGGGAAAAAGTACTTCCGAGTTCTGGATACGTGGTATTTCTACTTTTGGAGCCAATAAAAGCGCTTACATTCTTGTGGATGGTTTTGAGCGCAGCAGTCTGGATGAGCTTAATATTGAGGACATCGAATCATTCACTGTGTTGAAAGATGCGTCAGCTACTGCCATTTACGGTTCAAAAGGTGCGAATGGCGTAGTGTTGATTACAACCAAACGTGGTAAAGCCGGAAAAATCAATATTGATGCCAAGGTGGAAACTTCTTATAACACCCGCACCATCACTCCGGAGTTTGTAGACGGACTTTCGTACGCCAGTCTGATGAACGAGGCATTGGTGACCCGCAACTTAGGAGTGGCATATCAACCGGAAGAACTAGAACTGTTCCGTACACAAATGGATCCGGATTTCTATCCGAATGTAGACTGGATGGATCTGATTCTGAAAAACGGAGCATGGAGCTATCGCGCCAACTTGAACATGAATGGCGGTGGTAACACTGCCCGTTATTTTGTTTCTGCAAGTTATACGGAAGACCAAGGTATGTATAACACAGACAAGACGCTACGCGATGATTACGACACCAACGCCAACTATAAAAAGTGGAATTATCGTGTGAATGTGGATATAGATATCACCAAATCGACTTTGTTGAAACTGGGCGTAGCCGGTTCATTGGCCAAACGCAACAGTCCGGGGCTGGCTGATAACGACATGCTGTGGGGGATGCTTTTCGGATACAATCCTATTGCGACGCCTGTATACTATTCTAATGGATACGCGCCTATTTCCCATCGGGATAACGTGAACAAACTGAATCCATGGGTTGCATCCACACAAACCGGATACAATGAAGACTGGCAGAATAATGTACAAACGAATGTCACATTGGAACAGAATTTTGATTTCATCACCAAGGGATTGAAATTTGTAGGACGTTTCGGCTACGATACGGACAACAGCAACTGGATCAACCGTCATCGTCAACCGGATTTGTATAAAGCAAACGGACGCAGGCAAGAAACTGGAGAGATTATCTATGAAAGAATGTTTCCCGCTTATGACATGACACAGACAAGCGGAAGCTCTGGCAAACGCCGTGAATTCCTTGATTTATTGTTAAGCTGGGAGCGTGCTTTCGGAAACCATCATGGAGGAGTTACTTTCCGTTACACACAAGACAGTGAGAAACGGACAGTTGACATCGGTTCGGAGATCAAGAATGGAGTATCAAAACGTAATCAAGGGTTGGCAGGACGGTTTGCCTATAACTGGAACTATCGTTACTTTGCTGATTTCAATTTCGGTTATACCGGATCGGAAAACTTCGCACCAGGAAATCAATTCGGTTTCTTCCCGGCTTTTTCGGTTGCATGGAATGTTGCCGAAGAGTCATTTATCAAGAATAACCTGAAATGGATGAACATGTTCAAGATACGTTACTCTCATGGTAAGGTAGGTAATGACAATATTGGAGACAACAACCGTTTCCCATACTTATATACTATAGCTACTACAGGATATAACAGCGAAGGGAAACCTAACAATGTGTATAATTGGGGATTTGGCGGTTATGATAAGCAATTCATAGGAACTCATTACACACAGATGGCTTCCAACGGCATCACTTGGGAAGTGGCGATTAAGGATGACTTGGGCATTGACCTTTCTTTGTTTAATGATAAACTGACAGCGACAGTCGACTATTTCCGCGAAAAACGTACAGGTATCTTTTTGACACGTGAATACTTGCCTAACATCACAGGTCTTGAAAGTAAACCTAAAGCGAATGTGGGTGAAGTGAAATCGCAAGGTTTCGACGGTAATTTCGCCTTTAAGCAGAAGCTGGGTGAGGTGGATATGACTATCCGCGGAAATATAACTTACAGCAAGAATGAAGTACTCGAAAAAGATGAAGAGAATCAGGTCTATTCTTATTTATATGAAAAAGGGTATCGTGTAGATCAAACTAAAGGGTTGATAGCCGAAGGATTGTTCGCTGATTATGATGACATCCGTACCAGCCCGAAACAAGAGTACGGTACAGTGCAGCCCGGAGATATCAAATATAAGGATGTAAACGGTGACGGTGTTGTAAACGACAATGATAAAGTGGCTATTGGCGCCACTACCACTCCGAACTTGATATATGGTATAGGAGCCTCTTTCGCATGGAAAGGAATTGATGTTAATCTACATTTCCAAGGAGCCGGCAAATCGACTTTCCCTATTTACGGCAAATGTGTATATGCGTTCAGCGAAAATGACTGGGGAAATATCTTCAAAGATATGATCAGTGACCGTTGGGTAGATCCGGAGACCGCAGCCAAATTGGGATTGCATGCCAATGAAAACCCGCATGCAACATATCCGCGTTTGACATACGGGGAAAACAGAAATAACCAGCAGACCTCTACCTTTTGGATGCGTGACGGTCGATATATTCGTCTGAAGAACTTGGATATCGGTTATACGTTGCCAAAAAGCATTGTCAACAAACTGCACTTTAACAATATCCGTATCTATATCGCAGGTTCAAACTTGCTCACATGGTCTAAATTCAAAACTTGGGACCCAGAAACAGGCAATCCGCGCGGTGAGGCCTATCCGTTAACAAAATCGGTTACTATGGGTTTATCAGTTAACTTATAA
- a CDS encoding ISAs1 family transposase: MSLISLCKQLEDPRIDRKKEHSLEVIVYIALCAVICGSESWNEIERFGICKFDFFKRRFPDLVKIPSHDTFNRFFSLLKPGYFELVFRDWVSELCGKYEGVVAIDGKMLRGASKCSKDNPFGKKGFKLHMVSAWAVSNGISMGQVKVDDKSNEITAIPSLIKSLDLQDCIVTIDAIACQTDIAEVIIENNADYILALKANQKNRLMDVERWLDEMDGVDIDRPVYRSHYGKYVTEEVSHGRIETRECLVYSPGKIMESMLKDKFEGVKSIVRISTERLEVATKKLSVEKRYYITSLGLKPKEISEAIRSHWDIENRLHWQLDVSFREDAGRKVGNAAQNFSLINKMALYIIKQDETKGSVAAKRKNAGWNDEYLFKLLNKIKI, translated from the coding sequence ATGAGCTTAATTAGTCTTTGTAAACAACTTGAAGATCCTCGTATTGACCGAAAAAAAGAACACTCTTTGGAAGTCATCGTTTATATAGCCTTGTGTGCTGTAATCTGTGGAAGTGAAAGCTGGAATGAAATAGAACGGTTCGGTATTTGTAAGTTTGACTTCTTTAAACGTCGTTTTCCTGATTTAGTAAAGATCCCAAGTCATGACACTTTCAATCGTTTTTTCAGTTTACTCAAACCCGGTTATTTTGAATTGGTCTTTCGTGATTGGGTATCTGAGCTTTGTGGTAAGTATGAAGGGGTTGTTGCTATAGACGGTAAAATGCTTCGTGGAGCAAGTAAGTGCAGCAAAGACAATCCCTTTGGCAAAAAAGGATTCAAGCTTCATATGGTTAGTGCCTGGGCTGTTTCCAATGGAATCAGTATGGGTCAGGTAAAAGTAGATGATAAAAGCAATGAAATCACCGCTATTCCTTCTCTTATAAAATCTCTGGATTTGCAGGATTGCATAGTGACAATTGATGCTATTGCATGCCAAACAGATATTGCCGAAGTAATAATAGAAAATAATGCAGACTATATTCTGGCATTAAAGGCCAATCAAAAAAACAGGTTAATGGATGTGGAACGATGGCTAGACGAGATGGATGGTGTTGATATTGATCGGCCGGTATACCGTTCACACTATGGAAAATATGTCACAGAGGAGGTTTCTCATGGGAGAATTGAGACTCGTGAATGTCTGGTTTATAGCCCGGGAAAGATTATGGAATCAATGCTGAAAGATAAATTTGAGGGGGTCAAGTCCATCGTAAGAATTAGTACCGAAAGACTGGAGGTAGCCACTAAAAAACTTTCCGTAGAAAAAAGATATTACATTACTTCACTAGGGCTAAAACCGAAAGAAATTTCAGAGGCTATAAGATCGCATTGGGATATAGAAAACAGGCTACATTGGCAGTTAGACGTATCGTTTAGAGAAGACGCAGGAAGGAAAGTAGGTAATGCTGCGCAAAATTTTTCTTTAATTAATAAGATGGCCCTTTATATCATCAAACAAGATGAAACAAAGGGCAGTGTAGCAGCCAAAAGAAAAAACGCAGGATGGAATGATGAATATTTGTTCAAACTATTAAATAAGATAAAAATATAA
- a CDS encoding RagB/SusD family nutrient uptake outer membrane protein encodes MVDDKGRRLLSSEYSEEKWAKAAAACRDVIDLGVYDLNIVNNSTSDNGPSERPTVVPPADGEFSKDIWPRGWTNIDPLKSYRTIFDGTILPANNKELIFTRGATNIDMLVLHQMPKDDGGWNCHGMTQKMLDAYYMNDGGNEPGMNSMYQGAVNYQGIVDTRERRTGFTSLQDLKDNKYPELGWKYDPQKGDDEQAKTGMNVSLQYVEREPRFYASVAYNGCTWYYLSQTESRPADVNQQVWYYFGNSDGYRNDGFYLRTGIGIKKFVHPNDYPGNYVAKAETAIRYADILLLYAEALNELTGTYDIPSWNGATTYPISRDKEEMERGIHPVRIRAGLPDYPDEFYMQSGVDDMRKALKRERMIELMGEGKRYFDIRRWKDAPVEESLQIYGCNVFVGEAKKDEFHSAIPVYNLPSTFSEKLWLWPIKHSELKRNSRLTQNPGWTIYD; translated from the coding sequence TTGGTAGATGACAAAGGGCGTCGTTTGCTTTCTTCCGAATATAGTGAGGAAAAATGGGCAAAAGCCGCTGCCGCCTGCCGTGATGTCATCGATTTGGGTGTTTACGACTTGAATATTGTTAATAACTCCACATCCGACAACGGACCTTCTGAACGTCCGACTGTCGTTCCACCGGCTGATGGCGAGTTTTCCAAAGACATCTGGCCAAGAGGATGGACGAATATTGACCCGCTCAAATCGTATCGCACCATCTTTGACGGAACGATATTGCCTGCCAACAATAAAGAACTGATATTCACACGTGGAGCAACAAATATAGATATGTTGGTACTTCACCAGATGCCCAAAGATGATGGAGGGTGGAACTGCCACGGCATGACGCAGAAAATGCTGGATGCATATTATATGAATGATGGCGGCAATGAACCGGGCATGAACTCCATGTATCAAGGAGCAGTCAATTATCAAGGCATTGTAGATACTCGCGAACGCAGAACCGGATTTACCAGTCTGCAAGACTTGAAGGATAATAAATATCCTGAATTGGGGTGGAAATATGATCCGCAGAAAGGAGATGACGAGCAGGCTAAAACCGGAATGAATGTTTCTCTGCAATATGTAGAGCGCGAACCCCGATTCTATGCTTCCGTAGCTTACAATGGTTGCACTTGGTATTATTTGAGTCAGACAGAAAGCAGACCTGCGGATGTGAACCAACAGGTTTGGTACTACTTTGGAAATTCAGACGGTTATCGGAATGACGGTTTCTACTTGCGTACAGGTATCGGAATCAAGAAGTTTGTCCATCCCAACGATTATCCGGGCAACTATGTGGCGAAAGCTGAAACTGCCATTCGTTATGCCGACATCCTGTTGCTTTATGCGGAAGCGCTGAATGAGTTGACCGGAACATACGATATACCTTCTTGGAACGGGGCAACAACCTATCCTATCAGCCGTGATAAAGAAGAAATGGAAAGAGGTATTCATCCTGTACGCATTCGTGCCGGACTACCCGACTATCCAGATGAATTCTATATGCAGAGTGGGGTGGATGATATGCGTAAAGCGTTAAAACGTGAACGTATGATAGAGTTGATGGGCGAAGGAAAACGTTACTTTGACATTCGCCGTTGGAAAGACGCACCAGTAGAAGAATCTCTGCAAATATATGGTTGCAATGTCTTTGTCGGCGAAGCTAAGAAAGACGAGTTCCATTCGGCAATTCCCGTTTACAATCTTCCGTCTACATTCTCGGAAAAACTATGGTTATGGCCTATCAAACACAGTGAATTGAAACGTAATTCGCGTTTAACGCAGAATCCAGGATGGACAATTTATGATTAA
- a CDS encoding DUF4973 domain-containing protein, translating into MKKIYTLAALAAMTILGASCNSEWEEEQYEHYISFSSQLDSKGVTNIYVPYSRHDAEGNYAEGGEGRSNYQLPILVSGSTDNPNNVTVRIAHDADTLNILNYARYATRTELYYEDMGAEGLTYASYPESLLIKAGENKGLLDLKFDFRNIDMSEKWVLPLQIVDDASHNYVAHPRKDYAKAILRIFPFNDYSGDYSGTGITNKVVTGYDGGGKPIETAESITKSSIRGYVIDDQTIFTYAGIVDEDYTDRRKYKIKFTFNGETNGSVDISCDNAEEIGFELNKDVTPSFRVSSSMDDAKPYLEHRYVIINNVDYYFNYIPVEGTVIRYHVKGTLTLSRDINTQIPDEDQAIEW; encoded by the coding sequence ATGAAGAAAATATATACTTTGGCAGCTTTGGCTGCAATGACAATATTGGGAGCTTCCTGCAATTCGGAATGGGAAGAAGAACAATATGAGCACTACATTTCTTTCAGTTCACAACTGGACAGTAAGGGAGTGACGAATATATATGTACCTTATAGTCGCCATGATGCAGAAGGAAATTATGCGGAAGGTGGAGAAGGGAGGTCTAATTATCAGTTGCCGATACTTGTCAGCGGCTCTACCGATAATCCAAATAATGTCACTGTACGCATAGCACATGATGCCGATACATTGAATATTCTGAATTATGCCCGTTATGCCACACGTACAGAATTATATTACGAAGACATGGGAGCGGAAGGATTGACATACGCTTCGTATCCGGAATCGCTACTGATAAAAGCGGGAGAAAATAAAGGTCTGCTGGATCTTAAATTTGATTTCCGCAACATTGATATGTCAGAGAAGTGGGTACTTCCATTGCAGATTGTAGACGATGCGTCCCACAACTATGTGGCTCATCCGCGTAAAGACTATGCTAAGGCAATATTGAGAATCTTCCCATTCAATGATTACTCCGGTGATTATTCCGGTACGGGAATCACCAACAAGGTGGTGACGGGATATGACGGAGGCGGTAAGCCGATAGAGACAGCAGAGTCTATCACAAAATCGTCAATCAGAGGGTATGTGATAGATGATCAGACCATCTTTACGTATGCAGGAATCGTAGATGAGGATTATACAGATCGTAGAAAGTATAAGATCAAATTTACATTTAATGGTGAGACGAATGGTTCGGTCGATATTTCCTGTGATAATGCAGAAGAAATCGGATTTGAACTAAACAAGGATGTGACTCCTTCATTCCGTGTTTCTTCATCAATGGATGACGCAAAACCTTATCTGGAACACCGCTATGTAATCATTAATAATGTTGACTATTATTTCAATTATATACCAGTGGAAGGTACTGTTATCCGCTATCATGTAAAAGGTACATTGACATTGTCACGTGATATCAATACTCAGATTCCAGACGAAGATCAAGCAATTGAATGGTAA
- a CDS encoding ATP-binding protein, whose protein sequence is MKFYNREKEIAELKRVQELAFTQNSRMIVVTGRRRIGKTSLIKEALKGTSTVYFFIGRKAESILVADFVKIVREALSIFIPDGISTFTNLMQYLFEVGKTRVFNIVIDEFQEFYNIRPDVFSDMQNLWDQYKQETKINLVISGSVYSLMQKIFTDHNEPLFGRADNILCLRAFKISVLKQIMGDLASGYSNDDLLALYTLTGGIPKYVELFCDNQALTVDKMYDFVFSENSLFIDEGRNLLITEFGKNYGTYFSILSEIANGHYTQGEIESALGGTAIGGYLSKLENVYHLITRERPIFAKPGTKKNVRYMIGDNFLNFWFKYIEQNRSYIELQNFDDLRQLAKADYPTYSGRVLEKYFKQKLAETGGYKEIGSWWETKSSIGKQRINSYEIDIVALKSSGRKALIAEVKRNPENNYNHTVFMEKVEHLKQKEMAKYDIEIQVLGLKDM, encoded by the coding sequence ATGAAATTTTATAATAGAGAAAAAGAAATTGCGGAATTAAAGCGTGTGCAAGAGCTTGCGTTTACTCAAAATTCTAGAATGATTGTAGTCACAGGACGTAGACGTATTGGTAAGACTAGTCTCATAAAAGAGGCTTTGAAAGGAACGTCTACAGTTTATTTCTTCATTGGAAGAAAAGCAGAAAGCATATTGGTTGCTGATTTTGTAAAGATAGTACGTGAAGCTCTATCCATATTTATTCCTGATGGAATATCTACTTTTACCAATCTGATGCAATATCTTTTTGAAGTGGGTAAAACACGTGTATTCAATATCGTCATTGATGAATTTCAAGAGTTTTACAATATCCGTCCTGATGTTTTCAGTGATATGCAGAATCTTTGGGATCAGTATAAACAAGAAACTAAAATAAACCTAGTTATCAGCGGTTCGGTGTACTCCTTGATGCAGAAAATATTCACTGACCATAATGAGCCCCTGTTTGGGCGTGCTGACAATATTTTGTGCCTGCGCGCTTTCAAGATCAGTGTCCTGAAACAAATTATGGGGGATCTTGCTTCCGGATATAGCAATGATGATCTGTTAGCTTTATACACACTGACAGGAGGAATCCCTAAATATGTAGAGCTATTTTGTGACAATCAAGCGCTTACTGTTGATAAAATGTACGATTTTGTCTTTTCAGAGAACTCCTTGTTTATAGATGAAGGACGTAATTTGTTGATAACAGAGTTTGGGAAAAACTACGGTACCTATTTTTCCATCTTGTCGGAAATTGCCAACGGCCACTATACACAAGGCGAGATAGAATCGGCATTGGGCGGTACGGCTATCGGAGGATATTTGAGCAAGTTGGAGAATGTATACCATTTAATAACTAGGGAGCGTCCTATATTTGCCAAGCCCGGAACTAAAAAAAATGTACGATATATGATCGGTGATAATTTCTTGAATTTCTGGTTTAAATATATTGAGCAAAACCGCTCTTATATTGAATTACAGAATTTTGATGATCTGAGACAATTGGCAAAAGCTGATTATCCGACTTATTCGGGTAGAGTGTTAGAGAAATACTTCAAACAGAAATTGGCAGAGACCGGTGGTTATAAGGAAATAGGCTCCTGGTGGGAAACAAAAAGTTCTATTGGCAAACAACGGATAAACTCTTATGAAATAGATATTGTAGCTCTTAAATCTAGTGGCAGGAAGGCTCTCATTGCTGAAGTGAAACGAAACCCTGAGAACAACTATAACCATACTGTTTTCATGGAGAAAGTGGAACATTTGAAACAAAAAGAGATGGCTAAATATGATATTGAGATACAAGTGTTGGGATTGAAAGATATGTAA